One Narcine bancroftii isolate sNarBan1 chromosome 3, sNarBan1.hap1, whole genome shotgun sequence DNA window includes the following coding sequences:
- the LOC138758611 gene encoding uncharacterized protein, translated as MKTARPIPLPVNRGPRAARPIAPLGQRSRQAVPTTQCNAEQEKIMAEELLKVMNFAASKIQALWRGYCTRKQLYIEQGAAILLQALWRGYQVRRRLQEPVSRPLRIHCQYLLWDPGSSESLSGPKRDIKRAQAADKHPTPQQLPARRDPQVAGDFPSQTPLPIKPLCRLPYPIRQAPAHRLSHRQLRNQAATTLQAHWKGYLARRDLAIKIGAAIYIQSFFRAYRVRRNLNPTPEPQPEPLDEESEMVSFNMSFTPGHPAAKVPIPGSHQSHGSSFWICPDNGPSRGFRTSSVSRPEYTLSGKSHTFQATRARYVPAWPPGSREENGHRPPPSTTQRAQNSKRDDFVPDYFTQGAGDSRFGVDMVFCSVPATLRSARALKEHGMNLESRFLCEEEMSRPECMVTRPRFAYGEPVAEPTTPAPVSRYFLPSSPYTSGTRKLILDREPVDSQLRSVQETDISCRRALEDFDQSNLEVPGEAAVGPPEAYPSKRLREESAAAGTIQEAFKGLRTHRKLQKHDTAASKDQAIIRSSPTMKENEKEGISPLVSAKAPILEPGAQAAPDNPCSSPDVVTGPWKRERTGNIVQAPPAAGVYEQEAPVLAPLCSAGVPVHGSASSTPGCRDGRSNHIDHWARRCLRTRRQQQERTRAASIIQAAWRGHQARHEIAGQARAAAKIQALFRGDQIRKLLGSIGKHPEVEEGGSSEGDPQTLSGDNPENVHLHRSVARDLRTGEVASRRAQLKAEGPAIWMKRNACYNPRKVTIHVKASAAEIGTL; from the coding sequence ATGAAAACTGCAAGGCCCATTCCCCTCCCCGTAAATCGGGGTCCGAGGGCGGCCAGACCCATCGCCCCGCTGGGCCAGCGCAGCAGGCAAGCCGTGCCCACAACTCAGTGCAACGCCGAGCAGGAGAAGATCATGGCTGAGGAGCTATTGAAAGTCATGAACTTTGCAGCGTCGAAGATCCAGGCCTTGTGGCGTGGCTACTGCACCAGAAAGCAGCTGTACATCGAGCAGGGCGCCGCCATTCTCCTCCAAGCCCTCTGGCGGGGTTACCAAGTGAGGCGAAGGCTGCAGGAACCGGTGAGTAGACCGCTACGCATCCACTGCCAATACCTGCTCTGGGACCCGGGCAGCTCGGAGTCACTGAGCGGCCCTAAGCGCGACATCAAGCGGGCGCAGGCAGCGGACAAGCACCCGACGCCGCAGCAGCTACCTGCCAGACGGGATCCCCAAGTAGCCGGCGATTTCCCCAGCCAGACCCCGCTCCCCATCAAGCCGCTGTGCCGCCTGCCCTATCCGATCCGCCAAGCGCCTGCCCACCGGCTGAGCCACAGGCAGCTTAGGAATCAAGCTGCCACCACTCTCCAGGCGCACTGGAAGGGGTACCTGGCACGAAGAGACCTGGCCATCAAAATTGGAGCTGCCATCTACATCCAGTCATTCTTCAGGGCGTACCGGGTCCGAAGAAATCTCAACCCCACCCCCGAACCCCAGCCCGAACCACTGGACGAGGAGTCGGAGATGGTCTCCTTCAACATGTCCTTCACCCCAGGTCACCCGGCCGCTAAGGTTCCCATCCCCGGGAGCCATCAAAGCCACGGCAGCTCATTTTGGATCTGCCCCGACAACGGCCCCAGCCGCGGTTTTCGGACCTCCTCGGTCTCACGTCCCGAATACACGCTGTCGGGCAAAAGCCACACCTTTCAGGCGACCAGAGCGCGGTACGTACCGGCCTGGCCCCCGGGCTCCCGAGAGGAGAACGGTCACCGGCCACCCCCCTCGACCACGCAACGTGCCCAAAACTCCAAGAGGGACGACTTCGTTCCCGATTACTTTACACAAGGGGCAGGTGACAGCCGGTTTGGCGTGGACATGGTCTTCTGCTCAGTCCCGGCCACTCTGCGCTCTGCTCGGGCACTCAAGGAACATGGGATGAACCTGGAGTCAAGGTTCCTTTGCGAGGAGGAGATGAGCCGACCAGAGTGCATGGTAACCAGGCCGAGGTTCGCCTACGGAGAACCGGTGGCCGAGCCCACGACACCGGCTCCAGTTTCTCGGTACTTTCTGCCCTCCAGCCCCTATACTTCGGGAACCCGCAAACTCATCCTCGACAGGGAACCGGTGGACAGCCAGCTCAGATCGGTGCAGGAGACCGACATCTCCTGCCGCAGAGCCCTCGAGGACTTCGACCAGTCCAATCTGGAGGTGCCGGGAGAAGCAGCGGTGGGGCCGCCCGAGGCGTACCCCTCGAAGCGGTTGCGGGAGGAGAGCGCAGCGGCCGGAACCATCCAAGAGGCCTTTAAAGGGCTCCGCACCCACAGGAAGCTGCAGAAACATGACACGGCCGCATCTAAAGACCAGGCCATTATCAGGAGCTCCCCAACCATGAAGGAGAACGAAAAGGAAGGCATTTCCCCTCTGGTCAGCGCCAAGGCGCCGATCCTGGAACCGGGCGCACAAGCTGCACCGGACAACCCCTGCTCCTCTCCCGACGTTGTGACGGGGCCATGGAAGCGGGAGAGGACGGGTAACATCGTTCAGGCTCCACCCGCCGCCGGAGTATACGAACAAGAAGCGCCTGTCCTTGCGCCGCTCTGCAGCGCTGGAGTCCCGGTGCACGGGTCGGCCTCCAGCACCCCTGGCTGCAGGGACGGTCGTTCAAATCACATCGACCACTGGGCTCGACGCTGCCTCCGAACCAGGCGGCAGCAGCAAGAGAGAACCAGAGCCGCCAGCATTATTCAAGCGGCTTGGAGAGGTCACCAAGCACGGCATGAAATCGCCGGCCAGGCGCGGGCTGCGGCGAAGATCCAGGCTTTGTTCCGAGGTGACCAGATCAGGAAGTTATTAGGGAGCATTGGCAAGCACccggaggtggaggagggtggcagCTCCGAGGGGGATCCACAGACGCTGTCGGGGGATAACCCCGAGAATGTCCACCTGCACAGGAGCGTGGCGCGGGATCTCAGAACCGGAGAGGTGGCGAGCCGGAGAGCGCAGCTCAAGGCCGAGGGACCAGCAATTTGGATGAAGCGCAATGCTTGCTACAACCCCCGCAAAGTGACCATACACGTGAAGGCATCGGCGGCAGAGATAGGCACCTTATAA